The following are encoded in a window of Mycobacterium vicinigordonae genomic DNA:
- a CDS encoding aspartate kinase, giving the protein MALVVQKYGGSSVSDADRIRRVAERIVETKKQGNDVVVVVSAMGDTTDDLLELAQQVCPVPPPRELDMLLTAGERISNALVAMAIESLGAHARSFTGSQAGVITTGTHGNAKIIEVTPGRLRAALEEGCIVLVAGFQGVSQDTRDVTTLGRGGSDTTAVALASALGADVCEIYTDVDGIFSADPRIVSNARKLNTVTFEEMLEMAACGAKVLMLRCVEYARRYNLPVHVRSSYSDKPGTVVVGSIKDIAMEDPILTGVAHDRSEAKVTIVGIPDIPGYAAKVFRAVADADVNIDMVLQNVSKVEDGKTDITFTCARDSGPTAVAKLDSLKDEIGFTQLLYDDHIGKVSLVGAGMRSHPGVTATFCEALAQVGVNIELISTSEIRISVLCRDTELDKAVVALHEAFGLGGEEQATVYAGTGR; this is encoded by the coding sequence GTGGCGCTCGTCGTGCAGAAGTACGGCGGATCCTCGGTGTCCGACGCCGACCGGATTCGCCGCGTTGCCGAGCGGATCGTGGAGACCAAGAAGCAGGGCAACGACGTGGTTGTCGTCGTTTCTGCGATGGGAGACACCACCGACGACCTGCTGGAACTCGCGCAGCAGGTATGTCCGGTCCCGCCACCGCGTGAACTCGACATGTTGCTGACCGCGGGCGAGCGCATTTCCAACGCGCTGGTGGCCATGGCGATCGAGTCGCTGGGTGCGCACGCCCGTTCCTTCACCGGTTCGCAAGCCGGCGTGATCACCACCGGCACTCATGGCAACGCCAAGATCATCGAGGTCACCCCGGGCCGGCTGCGGGCCGCGCTGGAAGAGGGATGCATCGTTCTGGTCGCCGGATTCCAGGGCGTCAGCCAGGACACCCGCGACGTCACCACGCTGGGCCGTGGTGGCTCGGACACCACGGCGGTGGCGCTGGCTTCGGCCCTGGGCGCTGACGTCTGCGAGATCTACACCGACGTAGACGGCATCTTCAGCGCCGACCCGCGGATAGTGTCCAACGCCCGCAAGCTGAACACCGTCACATTCGAGGAGATGCTCGAGATGGCGGCCTGCGGCGCCAAAGTCCTGATGCTGCGCTGCGTGGAATACGCCCGCCGCTACAACCTTCCGGTGCACGTCCGGTCGTCTTACTCGGACAAACCAGGCACCGTCGTCGTCGGATCGATCAAGGACATAGCCATGGAAGACCCCATCCTGACCGGTGTTGCGCACGACCGCAGCGAGGCCAAGGTGACCATCGTCGGAATCCCCGACATTCCCGGGTACGCCGCCAAGGTGTTCCGGGCCGTCGCCGATGCCGACGTCAACATCGACATGGTGCTGCAGAACGTCTCTAAGGTCGAGGACGGCAAGACCGACATCACGTTCACCTGCGCGCGCGACAGCGGTCCCACGGCGGTGGCCAAGCTGGATTCGCTCAAGGACGAAATCGGCTTCACTCAGTTGCTCTACGACGACCACATTGGCAAGGTGTCGCTGGTCGGGGCCGGCATGCGCAGCCATCCCGGCGTGACAGCGACGTTTTGTGAAGCACTGGCCCAGGTCGGCGTGAACATCGAGCTGATCTCCACTTCCGAGATCCGCATTTCGGTGCTGTGCCGGGATACGGAATTGGACAAGGCGGTTGTGGCGTTGCACGAGGCGTTCGGTCTTGGCGGCGAGGAGCAAGCCACGGTATATGCGGGGACGGGCAGGTAG
- a CDS encoding aspartate-semialdehyde dehydrogenase has product MGRSAGLSIGVVGATGQVGQVMRTLLDERDFPATSVRFFASARSQGRKLPFRGQEIEVEDAETADPSGLDIALFSAGGAMSKVQAPRFAAAGVTVIDNSSAWRKDPDVPLVVAEVNFERDAGHRPKGIIANPNCTTMAAMPVLKVLHDEAGLTRFIASSYQAVSGSGLAGVEELAAQARAVIDDAEALVHDGRAADFPAPRKYIAPIAFNVVPLAGSLVDDGSGETDEDQKLRSESRKILGIPDLLVSGTCVRVPVFTGHSLSINAEFARPISPERARSVLDGAPGVKLVDVPTPLAAAGVDESLVGRIRRDPGVPDGRGLALFISGDNLRKGAALNTIQIAELLAAQLG; this is encoded by the coding sequence ATGGGCCGTTCAGCTGGTTTGTCGATAGGTGTGGTTGGTGCCACCGGCCAGGTTGGCCAGGTGATGCGCACGCTGCTCGACGAGCGCGACTTTCCCGCGACATCGGTGCGGTTTTTCGCCTCGGCGCGCTCGCAAGGACGCAAGTTGCCGTTCCGCGGCCAGGAGATTGAGGTTGAGGACGCCGAGACCGCCGACCCGAGCGGCTTGGACATCGCGCTGTTCTCCGCCGGTGGGGCCATGTCGAAGGTGCAGGCACCGAGGTTCGCCGCCGCCGGTGTAACGGTGATCGACAACTCGTCGGCGTGGCGGAAGGACCCCGACGTACCGCTGGTCGTTGCCGAGGTGAATTTCGAGCGGGATGCCGGTCATCGACCCAAAGGCATCATCGCAAACCCGAACTGCACCACCATGGCCGCGATGCCGGTGCTCAAGGTGCTGCACGACGAAGCCGGGTTGACCCGCTTCATCGCGTCCTCCTACCAAGCGGTGTCGGGTAGTGGACTGGCCGGTGTCGAGGAACTCGCCGCCCAGGCACGTGCGGTGATCGACGACGCGGAGGCCCTGGTGCACGACGGCAGGGCCGCCGATTTCCCGGCGCCCCGCAAGTACATCGCGCCCATCGCATTCAATGTGGTGCCGCTGGCCGGGTCTCTGGTGGACGACGGCTCCGGCGAAACCGACGAGGACCAGAAGCTGCGTTCGGAGAGCCGCAAGATCCTGGGCATTCCCGACCTGCTGGTCAGCGGGACCTGCGTGCGGGTCCCGGTGTTCACCGGTCACTCGCTGTCCATCAACGCCGAGTTCGCCCGGCCGATCTCACCGGAGCGGGCCCGCTCGGTGCTCGACGGCGCCCCGGGTGTGAAGCTGGTCGATGTACCCACACCGCTGGCCGCCGCCGGCGTCGACGAATCGCTGGTCGGCCGGATTCGGAGGGACCCCGGGGTGCCCGACGGGCGTGGCCTGGCGCTGTTCATCTCTGGGGACAACCTGCGTAAGGGCGCCGCGCTGAACACGATTCAGATTGCGGAGTTGTTGGCTGCGCAGCTCGGCTGA
- a CDS encoding catalase has translation MTERYTTTDAGTPAPSDEQSLTIGPDGPILLQDHYLIEQMAQFNRERIPERQPHAKGGGAFGHFEVTNDVSQYTRAAVFQPGTKTEMLARFSTVAGERGSPDTWRDPRGFALKFYTSEGNFDMVGNNTPVFFMRDPMKFQHFIRSQKRLQASNVRDHNMQWDFWTLVPESAHQVTWLMGDRGIPKNWRHMNGYSSHTYSWINANDEIVWVKYHFISDQGVDFLTQDEADRLAGEDGDYHQRDLYESIERGDYPSWTLKVQIMPFEDAKTYRFNPFDLTKVWPHGDYPLIDVGKMTLNRNVTDYHTEIEQAAFEPNNIVPGTGLSPDKMLLARGFSYADAHRARLGTNYKHIPVNTPKVEVNSYSKDGAMRMKNVSDPVYAPNSFGGPHADPRRAAEVRWFADGEMVRSAYTLRAEDDDWGQAGTLVREVLDDDARDRLANNIIGHVSKGVKEPVLSRVFEYWRNVDSDLGKKVEEGVRANLG, from the coding sequence ATGACGGAGCGCTACACCACCACCGATGCGGGCACTCCCGCTCCCAGCGACGAACAGTCATTGACTATCGGCCCCGACGGCCCGATTCTGCTGCAGGACCACTACCTGATCGAGCAGATGGCGCAGTTCAACCGGGAACGCATTCCCGAGCGTCAGCCACACGCGAAGGGCGGCGGTGCATTCGGTCATTTCGAGGTGACCAACGACGTCAGCCAGTACACCCGGGCCGCGGTCTTCCAGCCGGGCACCAAGACCGAGATGCTCGCCAGGTTCTCGACGGTGGCCGGTGAGCGGGGCAGCCCAGACACCTGGCGCGACCCGCGTGGCTTCGCGCTGAAGTTCTACACCAGCGAGGGCAACTTCGACATGGTGGGTAACAACACGCCGGTGTTCTTCATGCGTGACCCGATGAAGTTCCAGCACTTCATCCGGTCGCAGAAGCGCCTTCAGGCCAGCAACGTGCGCGACCACAACATGCAGTGGGATTTTTGGACCCTGGTTCCTGAGTCGGCGCATCAGGTCACCTGGTTGATGGGCGATCGCGGTATCCCCAAGAATTGGCGCCACATGAACGGCTACAGCAGCCACACCTACAGTTGGATCAACGCCAACGACGAGATCGTCTGGGTGAAGTACCACTTCATCAGCGATCAGGGCGTTGACTTCCTGACCCAGGACGAAGCCGACCGGCTGGCTGGTGAGGATGGCGACTACCACCAGCGTGACCTGTACGAGTCGATCGAGCGCGGCGACTACCCGTCCTGGACCCTCAAAGTCCAGATCATGCCGTTCGAGGACGCCAAGACCTATCGGTTCAACCCGTTCGACCTCACCAAGGTGTGGCCGCACGGTGATTATCCACTGATCGACGTCGGCAAGATGACGTTGAATCGCAACGTCACCGACTACCACACCGAAATCGAGCAGGCCGCCTTCGAACCCAACAACATCGTTCCCGGTACCGGGTTGAGCCCGGACAAGATGCTGCTGGCCCGCGGGTTCTCCTACGCTGATGCACATCGCGCCCGCCTCGGGACCAACTACAAGCACATCCCGGTCAACACGCCGAAGGTGGAGGTCAACAGCTACTCCAAGGACGGCGCGATGCGGATGAAGAACGTATCGGACCCGGTGTATGCGCCGAATTCCTTCGGTGGGCCGCACGCCGACCCGCGCCGGGCCGCCGAGGTGCGCTGGTTTGCCGACGGCGAAATGGTCCGCTCGGCGTACACGCTGCGTGCCGAGGATGACGACTGGGGACAGGCAGGCACGTTGGTGCGTGAAGTTCTCGACGACGACGCCAGGGATCGGTTGGCTAACAACATCATCGGTCACGTTTCCAAGGGCGTGAAGGAGCCGGTGCTGTCGCGGGTGTTCGAGTACTGGCGCAACGTCGACTCCGATCTCGGGAAGAAGGTCGAGGAAGGGGTGCGGGCGAACCTCGGCTGA